From Salvia splendens isolate huo1 chromosome 3, SspV2, whole genome shotgun sequence, a single genomic window includes:
- the LOC121794747 gene encoding oleosin L-like codes for MAQIQTRYEHPQRQQLSHQVAKTTTAVTLGGSLMALSGLTLTATVIALVLATPVLVIFSPVLVPAAITVFLIVAGLVASGGFGVVASFVFYWMYRYATGEHPIGADQIDRARDKIAHAAHDVKENAEQNGQGGVGGQQNVKGGQGI; via the coding sequence aTGGCTCAAATCCAGACCCGTTATGAACATCCGCAGAGGCAGCAGCTCTCCCACCAAGTGGCCAAGACCACCACCGCCGTCACCCTCGGCGGCTCCCTCATGGCCCTCTCCGGCCTCACCCTCACCGCCACCGTCATCGCCCTCGTCCTCGCCACCCCGGTCCTCGTCATCTTCAGCCCCGTCCTCGTCCCCGCTGCCATCACTGTCTTCTTGATCGTGGCCGGCCTCGTGGCGTCGGGCGGGTTCGGGGTCGTGGCCAGCTTCGTGTTCTACTGGATGTACAGATACGCCACGGGAGAGCACCCGATCGGGGCCGATCAGATCGACCGTGCTCGGGACAAGATCGCCCACGCCGCGCACGACGTCAAGGAGAATGCTGAGCAGAACGGACAAGGCGGCG